A stretch of Ipomoea triloba cultivar NCNSP0323 chromosome 13, ASM357664v1 DNA encodes these proteins:
- the LOC116001856 gene encoding premnaspirodiene oxygenase-like, whose protein sequence is MELINYFLSLSFVFFCICILWAKSKAAAKQKLPPGPWKLPFLGSLHHLVGSLPHRSLRNLSRKYGPIMHLKLGEISTVVISSPQLARAITKTHDLVFASRPNIMALDIVFYKSTDVAFSPYGDYWRQMRKICVLEILSVKMVKSFCSFRQEELSNLVSSIRLSGETGFPIINLTEKVSWFTSSVIAKVAFGRVCSEDQEKFITLLKQVVSLAGGFDVGDLFPSKKWLHYISGMKPKLLKLHHELDRIFDIIIGEHKENHLKTRNSSGKDEDIVDVLLRVKEGGELQFPITEDNIKAVINDMFSAGTETSATTIIWAMSEMIKRPSVMVKAQAEVRQALKGKKTFDDKDLENLTYLKLVIKETLRLHTPFPLILPRESMEEAKIGEYIIPPKTRVIINAWAMATSPESWEDPEKFLPERFENSYVDFMGNHYEFIPFGAGRRMCPGISFASTSIAHSLAGLLYHFNWELPDGVSPKDLDMTEAIGIIASKKKDLCLIARPFVDL, encoded by the exons ATGGAGCTCATCAATTATTTTCTCTCCCTCTCCTTCGTCTTCTTCTGCATATGCATATTATGGGCAAAATCAAAAGCAGCAGCAAAGCAAAAGTTGCCCCCAGGTCCATGGAAATTACCGTTTCTCGGAAGCCTCCACCATTTAGTCGGCTCGCTTCCGCATCGTTCTCTCAGAAATTTATCAAGAAAATATGGACCCATAATGCACTTGAAGCTGGGCGAGATCTCCACCGTCGTCATATCTTCTCCTCAACTGGCGAGAGCCATAACTAAAACTCACGACCTCGTCTTCGCCAGCAGGCCAAACATCATGGCACTGGACATCGTGTTTTACAAATCTACAGACGTTGCGTTTTCTCCCTACGGAGATTACTGGAGGCAGATGCGCAAGATATGTGTGTTGGAAATCTTGAGCGTGAAGATGGTCAAATCCTTCTGTTCTTTCCGACAGGAAGAGCTTTCCAACCTCGTATCGTCGATAAGGTTGTCGGGTGAAACAGGGTTTCCCATCATCAACTTGACGGAAAAGGTGAGTTGGTTCACGAGCTCGGTTATTGCTAAGGTCGCGTTTGGGAGAGTGTGCAGTGAAGATCAAGAAAAGTTCATTACCCTTTTGAAACAAGTGGTCTCCTTGGCCGGGGGGTTTGATGTGGGCGATTTGTTCCCGTCCAAGAAGTGGCTTCATTACATTAGTGGGATGAAACCCAAGCTGTTGAAGTTGCACCATGAGCTAGATAGGATTTTTGATATCATCATTGGAGAGCACAAAGAGAACCACCTAAAAACCAGAAATAGTAGTGGAAAAGATGAAGATATAGTTGATGTTTTACTGAGAGTGAAGGAAGGAGGGGAGCTTCAATTTCCCATCACAGAAGACAACATCAAAGCAGTCATCAAT GACATGTTCTCTGCTGGGACTGAAACATCTGCCACAACAATTATATGGGCAATGTCCGAAATGATAAAGAGACCAAGTGTGATGGTTAAGGCACAAGCCGAGGTGAGACAAGCtttaaagggaaagaaaaccTTTGATGACAAAGATTTGGAAAACCTAACTTACCTAAAGCTTGTGATAAAAGAAACCCTCAGACTCCACACTCCATTTCCACTTATACTCCCTAGAGAAAGCATGGAGGAAGCAAAGATTGGCGAGTACATTATACCACCCAAGACTAGAGTCATCATTAATGCTTGGGCTATGGCAACCAGTCCTGAGAGTTGGGAAGATCCAGAAAAATTTCTGCCAGAGAGATTTGAAAACAGTTATGTAGACTTCATGGGGAATCACTACGAGTTCATACCGTTTGGTGCAGGGAGAAGAATGTGCCCTGGAATTTCATTTGCAAGTACTAGCATTGCCCATTCTTTGGCTGGTTTACTGTACCATTTCAACTGGGAACTTCCCGACGGAGTTAGTCCTAAAGATTTGGACATGACTGAGGCAATTGGCATCATTGCATCCAAAAAGAAGGATCTTTGCTTGATTGCTAGGCCATTTGTCGATCTTTGA